The Novibacillus thermophilus genome segment TATATTCAATTTTCTCAATTACTAACTTTTATCAGTGAACCATTACGGATCCTGTATTATTCACAGCAAACACCAGTTCTTGGAGCATTATTGTTAGGTGTACTCGGAGCGGTCGCCCCATGTCAAATTTCGGCTAATATGGGGGCCATTTCATATACAACGAATCGAATGGTACAAGGCAAGAAGTGGCAAACGGAAGTCATCAGTTTTTTATTGGCAAGACATTGGTTTATTTTTTATTAGGAATGTTGATCATTGGGATTGGGAATGAGCTAGAAGCGTTAACTATACCGGTTTTTCAAGTCGTGCGGAAGATAACAGGTCCTGTATTATTGGTTACTGGTCTTTATTTTATCGGATGGATTAAGGTACGTGGACTATTTACCGAACGATTACTAAATTATAGAAGTTATATAGATCATTTATCGGGAAACACCAAGGCCTTTGCTTTAGGCGTTCTGTTGTCACTCGCTTTTTGTCCAACCATGTTTTTCGTATTTTTTGGTTTACTCACCCCTTTAATGTTAAATACAGCCGGTTATGGACTTGCTCTTCCTTTTCTGTTTTCCATCGGTACGATTATCCCGGTGTTACTATTTCTTGGATTGGCCTTTGGAATGGGGTTGGATCAGAAGGTTTTAAAAAGATCAAAGAAAATAGGGCGGGTTATCCAGGTGATAGCGGGGATTGTACTAGTTATCATAGGTGTTAATGATATTATTTTGTATTGGACATTATCTTAAACTGATAAAAATTTTCACCGCCAATCTACTTGTCATAGTATCCTCTGAATAATGAACGATGTTCAATAAAGCTTTGCATTACAGCCAGATTTTTTCGGAACCAAAAATCAGGATCGAATTAGCAGTCTCTTGTTGTCCCAAACTAACATGGCCTGACGGCCACCACAATGAATGAAAATGTGTATCGGCCTGTTCACCAGCTAATTTATTATTAAATTAGCAGGTCACAGGCCGATACTTTTTTGGTGGTCAAAACCCCGAGTCCCAAACCGACCGACTGCACCTACGAGTACCGAGATTGTTACCATGAGTACGTGTATAAAAATACTTTGCTCAAGGGTGCATGGCCCGCATGATTTCTTTAAGGAGGAATGAGTGGGATGGATGCATTATTAGAACGATGTGCCGGACTGGATGTTCATCAAGAGACGGTGGTAGCATGTATCATGTATGGTCCTTTGGACCGAAAACCAAAGCAAGAAATCAAGACGTTTTCTACCACTACTAAAGGACTGCTTGAACTTCATGATTGGCTCCATCAATACAAGTGTACACATGTCGCCATGGAAAGCACAGGGGTATACTGGAAACCGGTATGGAATGTTCTTGAAGGAGTTTTACGTTGGTATTGGCCAACGCTAAACGAATCAAGAATGTTCCAGGTCGAAAGACGGACGTACATGATGCGGCTTGGATTGCTCAATTACTCCGTTGCGGGCTTATCACTCCTAGTTTTGTTCCGCCAGAAGAGATACGGGATCTGCGCGATTACACTCGTTATCGCAGAAAGTTGCTGGGTGACGCTACGGCGGAAAAAAACCGAATACACAAGATTTTACAGGATGCCAACATCAAGTTGGCCACATATGTGAGTGACTTATTCGGCGTATCCGGAAGAGCTTTGCTGGAATCAATCGTGTACGGTGAAGTGCTAAGTTCAGACCAGGTA includes the following:
- a CDS encoding sulfite exporter TauE/SafE family protein, with protein sequence MLIIGIGNELEALTIPVFQVVRKITGPVLLVTGLYFIGWIKVRGLFTERLLNYRSYIDHLSGNTKAFALGVLLSLAFCPTMFFVFFGLLTPLMLNTAGYGLALPFLFSIGTIIPVLLFLGLAFGMGLDQKVLKRSKKIGRVIQVIAGIVLVIIGVNDIILYWTLS
- a CDS encoding IS110 family transposase, producing MVLANAKRIKNVPGRKTDVHDAAWIAQLLRCGLITPSFVPPEEIRDLRDYTRYRRKLLGDATAEKNRIHKILQDANIKLATYVSDLFGVSGRALLESIVYGEVLSSDQVKDLVKTSLKRKVPQLVEALNGRVRAHHRKLIGMHLDHLRYLEEQMAVIEAEIDRLLTPYQNVVEQLSTIPGIQKDAAAVILAEIGYDMQELESRALPSSLGRE